AAATGCCTCAGAGAATGGGAGCGGAGAACTAATATAACCCAATGCCTCACCTAGAAGGGAGAATGTTTTAAATGGAGGTACCCTGAGTTTCACCCCACCTTTGTCACTAACACTTTCCACTTCGACAGGCTCCCTATTCAAAGAGATCCCACCAAAATAGACAGGATAGCCTGCCAATACTTTTATATTTTGTTCATCATAACGCTCAGCAACTGCCTCGCGGATAGGGGAACCTGGCCCAAATATTTCCTTTGCTTGATCCCAATCAGATGCGAGATAGGGTAGAAGCCCAATTTGTAGCTTTTTATCAGCACTGCTGGAAATTGGTTGAAGTGCCATTTCCACGGCACCTACAGACACCCTCTCCTGAACTGTGGTGTAATCACCCAAAGAGCTTGCAGCAAAAACCCTAAAGTCCACATCATCGGTTTTAGATGTAACAGACTCCGCTAAAGCTTTCACATTCTGATCATGCTCAGTACCTTGCGGTCTAATGTGAGCTATTTTTAGCGTGCTAGCCATAGCACTAGTTACGTCGAGAGAAACAATAGCACCCAAAAAAATTGCGGAAGCTGTTTTAAGTTTCATGAGTTACTCCTGGTTTTTAATTATTCAACACCGGAATTTAGCTACTACTCAGTAGCCGAATAGGCCCGGAATGGCCATTGACAAACCGGGCCAATATGCTGTTAGAAGCGCTACCGGCATGTAGGCAAAAAACAGCATAATCATTGCAGGCCTGATAATTTCAGAAAACTTAGTATTACCAACCCTGGCAGCCAAGTAAAGAATGCTTGCATATGGAGGCGTAACACCGCCCATTGCTGTGCTAACACCAATTATCGCCGCAAACTGAATAGGACTCACTTCCATAGCTTGCATTAATGGCATAAGCAGCGGAGCGACGAGGATAATTGCAGTAATATCGTTAACAACCATGCCCAGCGCGAACAACATCAAACAAATTAACAGCAACAAGATATACTTGTTTTCGGATATTGAAAAACAGCATCTACTAATTCCTGCGGCACACCATTCATGACAAACATCTGACTAAGAATCAAGCTAAAGAAAATCATGATAAGTATGGCGCCAACAGATGTACCTGCCTCTTTCCCTGCCGAAAGCAAGCTTTTGAAGCTTAATCCTTTATAAATGAGCCAGCCAACCGGTATGGC
The Halomonas alkalicola DNA segment above includes these coding regions:
- the dctP gene encoding TRAP transporter substrate-binding protein DctP, which produces MKLKTASAIFLGAIVSLDVTSAMASTLKIAHIRPQGTEHDQNVKALAESVTSKTDDVDFRVFAASSLGDYTTVQERVSVGAVEMALQPISSSADKKLQIGLLPYLASDWDQAKEIFGPGSPIREAVAERYDEQNIKVLAGYPVYFGGISLNREPVEVESVSDKGGVKLRVPPFKTFSLLGEALGYISSPLPFSEAFTSIQTGVVDGAIGAGAEGYYNSLRDVTQYYIPQNTHFEFWYLLVNKDTFDNLSSEAQSALLSAAENFESQRWEQAESSQEFNEKRLAESGTEIVEVSNELLEKSAEVARSQVWPEIISDMGEDWATPILEEAVGYSAK